One window from the genome of Myxococcales bacterium encodes:
- a CDS encoding diphosphate--fructose-6-phosphate 1-phosphotransferase encodes MRGNLVIGQSGGPTAVINASLVGVVQEAKKQANIKKIFGMRWGIQGFLNEDLVDLGKEKEATLERLKVTPSSALGSCRLKIKDEHLPAILAVLRKYDIRYFFYIGGDDSQNTTHRVVEYARSQGYELFGIGIPKTVDNDLYGTDHTPGYGSAGRYVALSVQQGGILARDMQKVDPVLVYQAVGRDAGWLAAAGALAKKYEADPPHLIYIPERPFTREKLLADVERCYAKYGFVSIVVGEGITYPDGSPVSGTQTFDKFGNPEFGAMGGVSAAMVVKNLACDHLNVRGEFQIVESLQMAGADRVSVVDRREAYRAGVEAVKLAAKGRTGLMVAFERRPGKEYKIAYTPVPLTRVNEGKNRMPDRFIDDANSFVTPAFIDYLRPLVGELPEMGRLAYKAVPRK; translated from the coding sequence ATGCGCGGCAATCTGGTCATCGGCCAATCCGGCGGCCCGACGGCGGTCATCAACGCGTCGCTGGTCGGGGTGGTTCAGGAAGCGAAAAAGCAGGCGAACATCAAGAAAATATTCGGCATGCGCTGGGGCATCCAGGGATTTTTAAACGAGGATCTGGTCGACCTGGGCAAGGAAAAAGAGGCCACGTTGGAGCGGCTCAAGGTGACGCCGTCCTCCGCGCTCGGCTCCTGCCGGCTCAAGATCAAGGACGAGCATCTGCCGGCGATTCTCGCCGTGCTGCGCAAGTACGACATCCGGTATTTCTTCTACATTGGCGGCGACGATTCGCAGAACACGACGCATCGCGTGGTCGAGTACGCCAGGTCGCAAGGCTACGAGCTGTTCGGCATCGGCATCCCCAAGACGGTCGATAACGACCTGTACGGCACCGACCACACGCCCGGCTACGGCTCGGCGGGCCGTTACGTGGCGCTGTCGGTACAGCAGGGCGGCATCCTGGCCCGCGACATGCAAAAGGTGGATCCGGTGCTGGTGTATCAGGCCGTCGGCCGCGACGCCGGCTGGCTGGCGGCGGCGGGCGCCCTGGCGAAAAAATACGAGGCCGATCCGCCGCACCTGATCTACATTCCCGAGCGGCCGTTCACCCGCGAAAAGCTGCTGGCCGACGTCGAGCGGTGCTACGCGAAATACGGTTTCGTTTCCATCGTGGTCGGCGAGGGGATCACTTATCCGGACGGTTCGCCGGTTTCGGGCACGCAGACCTTCGACAAATTCGGCAACCCCGAATTCGGCGCGATGGGTGGCGTTTCGGCGGCGATGGTGGTGAAGAACCTGGCCTGCGATCACCTGAACGTGCGTGGCGAATTCCAGATCGTCGAATCGCTGCAGATGGCCGGCGCCGACCGGGTCTCGGTCGTGGATCGCCGCGAGGCTTATCGGGCGGGCGTCGAGGCGGTCAAACTGGCGGCGAAGGGCCGCACCGGGCTGATGGTCGCCTTTGAACGCCGGCCGGGCAAGGAATACAAGATCGCTTACACGCCGGTGCCGCTGACCCGCGTCAACGAGGGCAAGAACAGGATGCCCGACCGGTTCATCGACGACGCGAACAGCTTCGTCACCCCGGCGTTCATCGATTATCTCCGGCCGCTGGTCGGCGAACTGCCGGAAATGGGGCGGCTGGCGTACAAGGCGGTCCCCCGGAAATAA